A window of Cryptomeria japonica chromosome 3, Sugi_1.0, whole genome shotgun sequence contains these coding sequences:
- the LOC131070990 gene encoding calmodulin-like protein 2, with protein sequence MADLNEIQKAYELIDENADGRVSVGEISRFIKKLGIQMSEEDVRCILNTTLSKELDDNDGLEFEEFVHLYHSIFSIEDEEIENESKDLEEAFRVFDLNNDGYISSTELQQVLSTLGLISENEHPQRCQEMIFRFDSDCNGVLDFSEFKDMMSSKLSA encoded by the coding sequence ATGGCAGATCTGAATGAAATTCAGAAAGCATATGAACTCATCGATGAAAATGCAGATGGAAGAGTGAGTGTTGGTGAAATCAGTCGATTCATAAAAAAGCTCGGAATACAAATGTCAGAAGAAGATGTTCGCTGTATCCTCAACACCACTCTTTCAAAAGAGCTTGATGATAATGATGGCCTTGAATTTGAAGAATTTGTTCATTTATATCACTCGATCTTCagcattgaagatgaagaaatagaaaatgaaTCGAAAGATTTGGAGGAGGCTTTTAGGGTTTTTGATCTGAATAATGATGGATATATCTCTTCTACCGAGCTGCAACAAGTCCTGTCCACATTAGGATTAATCTCTGAGAATGAACACCCTCAGCGGTGTCAGGAAATGATATTTAGATTTGATTCGGACTGCAATGGAGTGTTGGATTTTTCTGAATTCAAAGATATGATGTCGTCTAAACTTTCTGCCTGA